A region from the Meiothermus sp. Pnk-1 genome encodes:
- a CDS encoding endonuclease MutS2: MRDALEALEFYRIRQALADRASTFMGQEAALAIAPKASLEEALAQQAIVAEALAYPYRLGGIRDIRAPLAAAREGKRLEGMELLNIAHTLEAATALKHELLEVGERLSALAARIGEHTLYRRRVAEILDFDGSVKDSASPRLAQIRKRLGPLREQIQQRLYSIMDRAGSAIQERYITLRRERYVIPVKASLQHQVPGIVLDQSDSGVTVFLEPSSVVPLNNQLYSLRLEEEAEIARILFELTDLLAQDPELDGTLWALTELDLARAAAALAEDWKLSKPRFNTEGTYHLEQVWHPLIPGAVANDLELSQSPRLLLLTGPNMGGKTALLKTLGLAVLMAQSGLYVAAKAANLAFPDKVFVDIGDEQSLEASLSTFAAHLIRLKEVLAEATPRSLVLIDELGSGTDPEEGAALSQAFLEALLERGARGLITTHLSPLKAFAQETPGVHNASMRFDLERLAPTYQLEVGTPGRSYALAIARRLGFPEALNARAEALLGPEGGRVERLLAALEAERDSLRQRLVEAEQLQAQVRREREELRARLHELEQNRELLLEEARREAEALVREAQERLRQVRLRGKSEGQGKALQELLQLRGRYHKAPKPQPSSPGVVAGATVRVPEYNAQARVLEVRGGEALVQMGSVKMSLPLSSLQAVEPPKTSSGGMRVRSNFEAELNLRGMTVDEALLAIDDFLTEAKSLGETPLRLLHGKGTGALRNAIREALRRDKRVETFHDAVPYEGGHGVTVVHLRK, translated from the coding sequence ATGCGCGATGCTTTAGAGGCCCTCGAGTTTTACCGTATCCGTCAGGCTTTGGCGGACCGCGCCTCCACCTTTATGGGCCAGGAGGCGGCTCTTGCTATCGCGCCCAAAGCCTCTCTCGAGGAGGCCCTGGCCCAACAGGCCATCGTTGCCGAGGCCCTGGCATACCCTTACCGCCTGGGGGGGATTAGGGATATCCGGGCTCCACTGGCCGCGGCCCGCGAGGGGAAGCGGCTCGAGGGAATGGAGCTACTGAACATCGCCCACACGCTCGAGGCGGCTACTGCGCTCAAACATGAGCTGCTGGAAGTCGGTGAGCGGCTCTCGGCCCTGGCCGCACGCATCGGGGAACACACCCTCTACCGCCGCCGGGTAGCGGAGATCCTGGACTTCGACGGAAGCGTCAAGGACTCAGCTAGCCCCCGGCTAGCCCAGATTCGCAAACGGTTAGGCCCGCTGCGCGAACAGATCCAGCAGCGTCTTTACAGCATCATGGACCGGGCAGGTAGCGCCATCCAAGAGCGCTACATCACCCTGCGCCGGGAGCGATATGTGATCCCCGTCAAGGCCAGCCTTCAGCATCAGGTCCCGGGGATCGTGCTCGACCAATCGGACAGCGGGGTGACGGTCTTCCTCGAGCCCAGCAGCGTGGTGCCGCTCAACAACCAACTGTATAGCCTGCGCCTCGAGGAGGAAGCCGAGATCGCCCGCATCCTCTTCGAGCTCACCGATCTCTTGGCGCAAGACCCGGAGCTGGACGGGACCCTTTGGGCCCTTACCGAACTCGATCTGGCTCGGGCCGCCGCCGCGCTGGCCGAGGACTGGAAGCTCAGCAAACCGCGTTTCAACACCGAGGGCACCTACCACCTCGAGCAGGTTTGGCACCCGCTCATCCCTGGCGCGGTGGCGAACGACCTCGAGCTTTCCCAAAGCCCACGGCTGCTGCTCCTCACCGGCCCCAACATGGGCGGTAAGACCGCCTTGCTCAAGACGCTGGGGTTGGCCGTGTTGATGGCCCAAAGCGGGCTTTACGTAGCCGCCAAGGCTGCTAACCTGGCTTTTCCGGACAAAGTATTTGTGGATATCGGCGACGAGCAGTCGCTCGAGGCCAGCCTCTCGACCTTCGCTGCGCACCTAATCCGGCTGAAGGAGGTCCTGGCTGAGGCTACCCCGAGGAGCCTGGTGCTCATCGACGAGCTGGGTTCCGGCACCGACCCCGAGGAAGGAGCGGCGCTCTCGCAGGCGTTTTTGGAAGCCTTGCTCGAGCGTGGGGCGCGGGGCCTCATCACCACTCACCTCTCCCCGCTCAAGGCCTTTGCCCAAGAAACCCCGGGCGTGCACAACGCCTCGATGCGCTTCGACCTCGAGCGCCTGGCGCCCACCTACCAGTTGGAGGTGGGTACGCCGGGCCGCAGCTACGCCCTGGCCATCGCCCGACGGCTAGGCTTCCCCGAAGCCCTCAACGCCCGCGCCGAAGCGCTGTTGGGTCCCGAAGGGGGGCGGGTCGAACGCCTGTTGGCCGCGCTGGAGGCTGAGCGGGACAGCCTCCGGCAACGGCTGGTCGAAGCAGAGCAGCTCCAAGCCCAGGTCCGGCGGGAGCGGGAAGAGCTTCGGGCCCGGCTGCATGAGCTCGAGCAAAACCGCGAACTTCTCCTGGAAGAAGCCCGCCGCGAGGCAGAAGCCCTGGTGAGGGAGGCCCAAGAGCGGTTGCGGCAGGTGCGCCTACGAGGCAAGAGCGAGGGGCAGGGTAAAGCCCTGCAAGAGCTGCTGCAACTGCGGGGCCGCTACCACAAAGCGCCCAAACCCCAACCCTCGAGCCCTGGCGTGGTGGCCGGGGCCACCGTGCGGGTGCCCGAGTACAACGCCCAGGCCCGGGTGCTCGAGGTGCGGGGCGGCGAGGCCTTGGTGCAGATGGGCTCGGTCAAGATGAGCCTGCCCCTCTCGAGTCTGCAGGCGGTGGAACCCCCCAAGACTTCCAGTGGCGGGATGCGGGTCAGGAGCAATTTCGAGGCCGAACTCAACCTGCGCGGCATGACCGTGGACGAGGCACTACTGGCGATTGATGACTTCCTCACCGAGGCCAAGAGCCTGGGCGAGACCCCGCTGCGGCTGTTGCACGGCAAAGGTACCGGTGCCCTGAGGAACGCCATCCGCGAGGCCTTGCGGCGCGACAAGCGGGTGGAGACCTTCCACGACGCGGTGCCCTACGAGGGGGGGCACGGGGTGACAGTGGTGCATTTGCGGAAGTAG
- a CDS encoding carbohydrate ABC transporter permease — protein MLTVRQTRLAWLLVTPTLLVVALVAGYPLAQVFYYSFHKADIAFVEPPVWIGLRNYTYLLTQDGEFREALWNTLKFTFFSVTLETILGLAIALVIHSNFKGRGLVRTAILIPWAIPTVVSAQMWKWMLNDIYGVINVLGVKLGLLANKVAFLANPATVLPSIIAVDVWKTTPFMALLLLAGLQLIPSDIYEAADIDGANKWQQFWSLTLPLLTPALVVALIFRTLDALRVFDVIFVMTGVNSATRSLAVYNRQQLIDFQDLGYGSTISVAILVIIFIFVFIYMRSVGRGVNE, from the coding sequence ATGCTGACCGTACGACAAACCCGGCTGGCCTGGTTGCTGGTGACGCCTACCCTGTTAGTGGTAGCGCTGGTGGCTGGATATCCGCTGGCCCAGGTGTTTTATTACTCCTTTCATAAAGCAGATATCGCCTTTGTGGAACCCCCGGTGTGGATCGGGCTGAGAAACTACACTTACCTGTTGACCCAAGACGGCGAATTTAGAGAAGCCCTTTGGAATACGTTGAAGTTTACCTTTTTCTCGGTGACGCTCGAGACCATCTTAGGATTGGCGATCGCGCTGGTTATCCACTCCAACTTCAAAGGACGGGGCCTGGTGCGTACCGCCATCCTGATCCCCTGGGCCATCCCTACGGTGGTCTCGGCCCAGATGTGGAAGTGGATGCTCAACGACATCTACGGGGTCATCAACGTGCTGGGGGTCAAATTGGGCCTGCTGGCCAATAAGGTCGCCTTCCTGGCCAACCCCGCCACGGTGTTGCCCTCGATCATCGCAGTAGACGTGTGGAAGACCACCCCCTTCATGGCGCTTTTGCTGTTGGCGGGATTGCAGCTCATCCCCTCGGATATCTACGAGGCGGCCGACATCGACGGGGCTAATAAGTGGCAGCAGTTTTGGAGCCTGACCCTACCGCTTCTGACCCCGGCTTTAGTGGTGGCGCTGATTTTCCGCACCCTGGATGCCCTGCGGGTTTTCGACGTGATCTTCGTGATGACCGGGGTAAACTCCGCCACCCGAAGCCTGGCGGTGTACAACCGCCAACAGCTCATCGACTTCCAGGATCTGGGCTACGGTTCGACCATCTCGGTAGCCATCTTGGTGATCATCTTCATCTTCGTGTTTATCTATATGCGTTCGGTGGGGAGGGGCGTCAATGAATAA
- a CDS encoding nucleotide pyrophosphohydrolase produces MTLKEAQARVDAWISQFEEGYFPPLLNLARLIEEVGEVARVVSHQNGKRPKPGEDPGDLGLELADVLFVLICMANRDGIDLEAKFEQVLEKYRIRDSERWTKKSS; encoded by the coding sequence ATGACCTTGAAAGAAGCCCAAGCTCGAGTGGACGCCTGGATATCTCAGTTTGAAGAAGGCTACTTCCCCCCCCTGCTCAACCTGGCCCGGCTCATCGAGGAAGTAGGAGAGGTGGCCCGGGTGGTCTCGCACCAAAACGGGAAGAGACCCAAACCCGGCGAGGACCCGGGAGATCTGGGCCTCGAGCTGGCCGATGTGCTCTTCGTGCTGATCTGCATGGCCAACCGCGACGGGATTGACCTCGAGGCGAAGTTCGAGCAGGTGCTGGAGAAGTACCGAATCCGCGACAGCGAGCGCTGGACCAAGAAAAGTTCCTAG
- a CDS encoding NAD(P) transhydrogenase subunit alpha, producing MDPTWAALYIFLLAAFTGYEVISRVPVILHTPLMSGSNFIHGIVLVGAMVVLGKAETPLEQAIGFIGVMLGAANAAGGYAVTERMLEMFERKPGAKR from the coding sequence ATGGATCCCACTTGGGCGGCGCTGTACATTTTCTTGCTGGCGGCGTTTACCGGTTACGAGGTGATCTCGAGGGTCCCGGTGATCCTCCACACCCCCCTTATGTCCGGTTCCAACTTCATCCACGGCATCGTGCTGGTGGGGGCCATGGTGGTATTGGGCAAGGCCGAGACCCCGCTCGAGCAGGCCATCGGCTTCATCGGGGTGATGCTGGGCGCGGCCAACGCCGCGGGGGGCTACGCGGTGACCGAGCGGATGCTGGAGATGTTCGAGCGGAAGCCGGGGGCCAAACGCTAG
- a CDS encoding ABC transporter substrate-binding protein, whose translation MKLKRWLIGALTLTLAMGGLSLAQGVTIRIAGDSTAVGEGGRWMKKVAEEWAQKTGNKIEYIDAPADTNDRLALYQQYWAAKSPDVDVYMIDVIWPGIVAPHAADLNQFFSKEEIAQFFPRIVENNTIKGKLTSIPFFTDAGLLYYRTDLLKKYGYSKPPATWTELQQMAEKIQAGERQAGNKDFWGFVFQGKAYEGLTCDALEWIYSNGGGRIIEPDGKVTINNPQAIAALNMVRGWIGKIAPPGVTSYAEEEARNAFQSGNAAFMRNWPYAYSLGQSEGSAVKGKIGVTVLPKGAGVGGRNAATLGGWQLMVSAYSKNQKVAADLVKYYTSVEVQKDNAISLSRLPTRPALYNDKDVLAKNPWFKELLPVFQNAVGRPSGVTGAKYNQASEAFWTGVHDAITGSKPTAQAVREIETKLKRIVGP comes from the coding sequence ATGAAGCTCAAGCGATGGTTGATAGGCGCGTTGACCCTCACCCTGGCTATGGGTGGTCTATCGTTGGCTCAAGGGGTGACGATTCGCATCGCCGGCGACTCCACCGCAGTGGGCGAGGGGGGCCGCTGGATGAAGAAAGTGGCCGAGGAGTGGGCCCAGAAAACCGGCAACAAGATCGAGTATATCGATGCCCCTGCCGACACCAACGACCGCTTGGCCCTCTACCAGCAGTACTGGGCGGCCAAGAGCCCCGATGTCGACGTGTACATGATCGACGTGATCTGGCCAGGGATCGTGGCTCCTCACGCCGCCGATCTCAACCAGTTCTTCTCCAAGGAGGAGATCGCCCAGTTCTTCCCCCGCATCGTGGAGAACAACACCATCAAGGGCAAGCTCACCTCGATTCCCTTCTTTACCGACGCCGGGCTGCTTTATTACCGTACCGACCTGCTGAAGAAGTACGGCTACTCCAAGCCCCCGGCCACCTGGACTGAACTGCAGCAGATGGCCGAGAAGATCCAGGCTGGCGAGCGTCAGGCGGGCAACAAGGACTTCTGGGGCTTTGTTTTCCAAGGTAAGGCCTATGAAGGGCTTACCTGCGACGCCCTCGAGTGGATTTACTCCAATGGTGGAGGCCGGATCATCGAGCCTGATGGTAAGGTGACCATCAACAATCCTCAGGCCATCGCTGCGCTCAACATGGTGCGGGGTTGGATCGGGAAGATCGCCCCTCCTGGGGTGACCAGCTACGCCGAGGAAGAAGCCCGTAACGCTTTCCAAAGCGGCAACGCCGCCTTCATGCGCAACTGGCCCTATGCCTACAGCCTGGGCCAATCCGAGGGCAGCGCGGTCAAGGGCAAAATCGGCGTGACGGTGCTGCCCAAGGGCGCCGGGGTTGGAGGCCGGAACGCCGCTACCCTAGGGGGCTGGCAGCTGATGGTCTCGGCGTACTCCAAGAACCAGAAGGTCGCCGCCGATTTGGTCAAGTACTACACCAGCGTCGAGGTGCAAAAGGACAACGCCATCTCCCTCTCGCGCTTGCCTACCCGCCCCGCCCTCTACAACGACAAGGATGTCCTGGCCAAGAACCCCTGGTTCAAGGAGCTGTTGCCGGTGTTCCAAAACGCCGTCGGCCGTCCTTCCGGGGTAACCGGGGCCAAGTACAACCAGGCTTCCGAGGCTTTCTGGACGGGGGTACACGACGCCATCACCGGATCCAAGCCCACCGCCCAGGCGGTTCGGGAAATCGAGACCAAACTCAAGCGTATCGTCGGGCCGTAA
- a CDS encoding S41 family peptidase: protein MPLRALALAVFLASAFASPASELFREASFYLEFYYYGPAQTPPQEVTARYHEQLERACAPQGEACGFEVARPLIAQMLRDLGDGHTYYLAPEDFRRALERASGTAAIRPLVGLQLGPAGPGAVLIQDIVAGSPAEEAGLRPGDRVVGVNGAPPASTEALHQQLTSDAPVRLQIARGEVTHPEQLEVSLRRRAMVPLELPYAYNLPTLRGVVVIRIPQFATYGQVGPRVHALVRQAQEQHARAILLDVRNNGGGEETECLSAAAAFIGDYEIFMQSRLGRSPLGFRQGATLGNDPRDPRGYSIPAPALWRGPVAVLVNRRSASCAEIFAYLLQRAGRAQVVGERTAGVANTATDFFPLLDHSAVAITYVRTFNSDGSPLPEFVQPDAPASDDPAAWLRTGLDPVIERALEGLGLRR, encoded by the coding sequence ATGCCCTTACGTGCCTTGGCCCTGGCGGTTTTTCTGGCTTCGGCTTTTGCCAGCCCGGCCAGCGAACTCTTTCGCGAGGCCAGCTTTTACCTCGAGTTCTACTACTACGGCCCCGCCCAAACCCCTCCGCAGGAGGTGACGGCCCGTTACCATGAGCAGCTCGAGCGGGCTTGCGCCCCTCAGGGGGAGGCGTGTGGCTTCGAGGTGGCCCGTCCGCTCATTGCCCAGATGCTCCGCGACCTGGGGGACGGGCACACCTACTACCTGGCACCGGAGGATTTCCGCCGCGCGCTCGAGCGCGCGAGCGGCACGGCAGCGATCCGCCCGCTGGTAGGGCTGCAACTGGGCCCAGCTGGGCCGGGGGCGGTGCTGATCCAGGACATCGTAGCGGGAAGCCCAGCAGAGGAGGCGGGGTTACGGCCCGGCGACCGCGTCGTGGGGGTAAACGGTGCGCCGCCTGCGAGCACCGAAGCGCTGCACCAACAGCTGACTAGCGATGCCCCGGTACGCTTGCAGATCGCTCGGGGAGAGGTGACCCACCCGGAGCAGCTCGAGGTCAGCCTAAGGCGCCGGGCGATGGTTCCGCTCGAGCTGCCCTATGCCTATAACTTGCCCACCCTCCGCGGCGTGGTGGTGATCCGCATCCCCCAGTTCGCCACCTACGGCCAGGTAGGGCCACGGGTCCATGCCCTGGTGCGCCAGGCGCAAGAACAGCATGCCCGGGCCATCCTGCTCGACGTGCGCAACAACGGGGGCGGCGAGGAGACCGAGTGCCTTTCGGCAGCGGCGGCCTTTATCGGCGACTACGAGATCTTCATGCAAAGCCGACTGGGTCGCTCCCCGCTGGGGTTTCGCCAGGGGGCCACCCTAGGCAACGACCCCCGCGACCCGCGCGGCTACTCCATTCCCGCCCCTGCCCTCTGGCGCGGCCCGGTGGCAGTGCTGGTCAACCGGCGCAGCGCCTCTTGCGCCGAGATATTCGCTTACCTGTTGCAGCGGGCCGGGCGGGCCCAGGTGGTGGGGGAGCGCACCGCTGGGGTCGCCAATACCGCCACCGACTTTTTCCCGCTCCTGGACCACTCGGCGGTGGCCATCACCTACGTGCGGACCTTCAACAGCGACGGCTCCCCCCTGCCGGAATTTGTCCAGCCCGATGCGCCCGCTAGCGATGATCCCGCCGCTTGGCTGCGCACCGGGCTCGACCCGGTGATCGAGCGGGCCCTGGAGGGGTTGGGGTTGCGCCGCTAG
- a CDS encoding carboxypeptidase M32 yields the protein MTAQEAYNWLLQHSKETAYLGSFGALAGWDQATYIPRKGHAHRAMMQAALARLLHQRSTDPRIGEMLARVEGSDLVHDPASVEAVNVREWRRSYDLQTKIPERLAVELAQATSEGQAIWEEARPKNDWASFKPILQKIFDLTREAADAIGYQQERYDALLDQYEPGATASQLEPVFRRLREATVDLLRRIEGSSRKPDTAVLRRYYPRAAQEALSKEVIARIGFDLEAGRLDVTAHPFMQGIGPGDVRLTTRYDEQFFNPAFFGTIHEMGHGLYGQGLLGEHYGTPMGTEVSLGIHESQSRTWENLVGRSLGFWRYFFPKAQEHFEALREVRLEDFHFAVNAVQPSLIRIEADEVTYNLHIMIRFELELAILRGDLSLEDAPEAWNAKYREYLGIESPEIKDGLMQDVHWSAGLIGYFPTYSLGNLYGAQFFQQAERELGNLEEQFARGEFAPLLEWQRRNIHQQGSRYWPRDLVRQVTGEDLNPEHLIRYLNAKFGALYGV from the coding sequence ATGACCGCGCAAGAAGCTTACAACTGGCTCCTCCAACACAGCAAAGAGACCGCCTACCTGGGGTCGTTCGGGGCCCTGGCCGGGTGGGATCAGGCCACCTACATCCCGCGCAAAGGCCATGCGCACCGGGCCATGATGCAGGCCGCCCTCGCCCGGCTACTGCACCAAAGAAGCACCGACCCGCGCATCGGGGAGATGTTGGCGCGGGTCGAGGGCAGCGATCTGGTGCACGACCCCGCCTCGGTGGAGGCGGTCAACGTGCGGGAGTGGCGGCGCAGCTACGATCTGCAAACCAAGATCCCCGAGCGGTTGGCGGTGGAACTGGCTCAGGCCACCAGCGAGGGTCAGGCCATCTGGGAGGAGGCCCGCCCCAAGAACGATTGGGCTTCCTTCAAGCCGATCCTGCAAAAGATCTTCGACCTCACCCGCGAGGCCGCCGACGCCATCGGGTACCAGCAAGAGCGCTACGACGCCCTGCTCGACCAGTACGAGCCAGGAGCCACTGCCAGCCAGCTCGAGCCGGTCTTTCGGCGGCTCCGCGAGGCCACCGTGGACCTGCTGCGGCGGATCGAGGGGAGTTCCCGCAAGCCCGATACCGCGGTCTTGCGCCGCTACTACCCCCGGGCCGCCCAAGAGGCTTTGAGCAAGGAAGTCATCGCGCGAATCGGCTTCGACCTGGAAGCAGGCCGCCTGGACGTGACCGCTCACCCCTTCATGCAGGGCATTGGCCCCGGTGATGTGCGGCTTACTACCCGTTACGATGAGCAGTTTTTCAACCCGGCCTTCTTCGGCACCATCCACGAGATGGGGCACGGCCTCTACGGGCAGGGGCTCCTCGGCGAACACTACGGCACCCCCATGGGCACCGAGGTCAGCCTGGGCATCCATGAATCGCAAAGCCGCACCTGGGAAAACCTGGTGGGCCGCTCTTTAGGCTTCTGGCGGTATTTTTTCCCCAAGGCCCAAGAGCACTTCGAGGCCTTGCGAGAGGTGCGCCTGGAGGACTTCCACTTCGCGGTCAATGCCGTGCAGCCCAGCCTGATCCGCATCGAGGCCGACGAGGTGACTTACAACCTGCACATCATGATCCGCTTCGAACTCGAGCTGGCCATCCTGCGCGGAGACCTCTCCCTAGAGGATGCCCCCGAGGCCTGGAACGCCAAGTACCGGGAGTATCTGGGCATTGAGTCTCCGGAGATCAAGGACGGGCTGATGCAGGATGTGCACTGGAGCGCCGGGCTGATCGGCTACTTCCCCACCTACTCCTTGGGCAATCTCTACGGGGCGCAGTTTTTCCAGCAGGCCGAGAGGGAGCTGGGAAACCTCGAGGAGCAGTTTGCCCGCGGGGAGTTTGCCCCCCTGCTCGAGTGGCAGCGGAGAAACATCCACCAACAGGGCAGTCGCTACTGGCCGCGCGACCTCGTGCGGCAGGTGACTGGCGAAGACCTCAACCCCGAGCACCTGATCCGTTACCTGAACGCCAAGTTCGGGGCGCTGTACGGGGTGTGA
- a CDS encoding carbohydrate ABC transporter permease has protein sequence MNNAQTAPVRRARTGKKVTYWVGRALFYLLVVFIIVYSVFPFYWAVISSFKTSDALFSANPSFLPIPFTLTHYQNVFSGAAFGRNLVNSLIVAGLSTLLSLVLGVLAAYALGRLRFPPKNAVLYLVLAMTMFPQVSVLSGMFVLLRQLGIFNTYWGLIFSYLLFTLPFTVWVLTGYFRGLPRELEEAAYVDGATPMQTLLRVMLPLTGPGLVTTGLLAFIAAWNEYLFALTFTIGNQVKTVPVAIASFGGATPFEIPWGSIMAASVIVTVPLVILVLIFQQRIVAGLTAGAVKG, from the coding sequence ATGAATAATGCCCAAACCGCACCCGTGCGGCGCGCCCGCACCGGCAAAAAGGTGACCTACTGGGTAGGTCGAGCGCTCTTCTACCTCCTGGTGGTCTTCATCATCGTCTACAGCGTCTTTCCCTTCTACTGGGCGGTGATCAGCAGCTTCAAGACCAGCGACGCGCTCTTCAGCGCCAACCCCAGCTTTTTGCCCATCCCTTTTACCCTCACCCATTACCAAAACGTCTTCAGCGGGGCGGCCTTCGGGCGTAACCTGGTCAACTCGCTCATCGTGGCGGGGCTTTCTACGCTGCTTTCGCTGGTGCTGGGGGTGCTGGCAGCTTATGCCTTGGGGCGCTTGCGCTTCCCGCCCAAGAACGCGGTGCTCTATTTGGTACTGGCCATGACCATGTTTCCCCAGGTTTCGGTGTTGTCGGGCATGTTCGTGCTGCTGCGGCAACTGGGCATTTTTAACACCTACTGGGGTTTGATTTTCTCGTATCTGCTTTTCACCCTGCCCTTTACGGTTTGGGTGTTGACCGGGTATTTCCGGGGACTGCCGCGGGAGCTCGAGGAGGCCGCCTACGTAGATGGAGCCACCCCGATGCAGACCCTGCTCAGGGTGATGCTCCCGCTCACCGGTCCGGGGTTGGTGACCACCGGGCTGTTGGCGTTCATCGCCGCCTGGAACGAGTACCTATTCGCCCTCACCTTCACCATCGGTAACCAGGTCAAGACCGTGCCGGTGGCCATTGCTTCCTTTGGCGGGGCGACCCCTTTTGAGATCCCCTGGGGCTCGATTATGGCGGCCAGCGTGATCGTGACGGTGCCGCTCGTGATCTTGGTGCTGATCTTCCAACAGCGCATCGTGGCGGGTCTCACCGCGGGGGCGGTGAAGGGATAG
- the mgsA gene encoding methylglyoxal synthase produces MSKALALIAHDGKKTDLVVFAKDHRELLAKYPLVATGTTGRLLQQKAGLEVIRLLSGPLGGDQQIGSMVAEEKVIAVIFLRDPLAAQPHEPDVQALMRVCDVHNVPLATNLAAAEAILAWLEARSHPG; encoded by the coding sequence ATGAGCAAGGCGCTGGCCCTCATCGCACACGATGGCAAGAAAACTGACCTGGTGGTCTTCGCCAAGGATCACCGTGAGCTATTGGCGAAGTATCCGCTTGTCGCCACCGGCACCACCGGGCGGCTGTTGCAACAAAAAGCGGGGCTCGAGGTGATACGCCTGCTCTCCGGGCCGCTTGGGGGTGATCAGCAGATCGGCTCAATGGTGGCGGAAGAGAAGGTGATTGCGGTGATTTTTCTGCGCGATCCCCTGGCCGCCCAGCCCCACGAGCCCGATGTGCAAGCGCTGATGCGGGTTTGCGATGTGCATAACGTCCCCCTGGCCACCAACCTGGCGGCGGCAGAGGCCATACTGGCTTGGCTCGAGGCACGTTCTCACCCGGGCTAA
- a CDS encoding NAD(P)(+) transhydrogenase (Re/Si-specific) subunit beta, producing MDTIIQAAYFLTAFLFILGLRRMASPATAKSGIVWAGGAMVAATLVTFLTPISLPGNFLLMLLAIALGTGVAWVAAKRVQMTDMPQMVAVYNGMGGGAAASIASVELLRSDFEGSGLMALAILGGLIGSVSFTGSLIAFAKLQGLISSRPIQFPFQRTLNLAVLVLALLMGGVLLANDALGLIFLFFLAALAFGVMMTLPIGGGDMPVVISLYNAFTGLAVGFEGFAIGNPALIVAGTVVGAAGTLLTLLMAKAMNRSLWSVLMGGFGVEQAPGEVQGSLKPIDLEDAAVMLGYAQKVIFVPGYGMAVAQAQHKLRELADVLEAKGVEVKYAIHPVAGRMPGHMNVLLAEAGVPYEKLYDLEDINPEFPQADVAVVIGANDVVNPAAHRQGSPLYGMPILEVGQAKNVIVVKRGQGKGFAGVENELFYADNTRMLYGDAQSVLSQLVQALKKLS from the coding sequence ATGGACACGATTATCCAAGCAGCCTACTTCCTGACCGCTTTTCTCTTCATCCTGGGTTTACGGCGGATGGCCTCGCCCGCGACGGCCAAAAGCGGCATCGTATGGGCGGGCGGGGCGATGGTGGCGGCTACGCTGGTGACTTTCCTCACCCCCATTAGCCTCCCCGGCAACTTCCTGCTGATGCTCCTGGCGATCGCCCTTGGCACCGGAGTGGCCTGGGTCGCGGCCAAGCGGGTGCAGATGACCGACATGCCGCAGATGGTGGCCGTCTACAACGGCATGGGCGGCGGGGCGGCGGCTTCCATCGCGTCGGTGGAACTGCTGCGCTCGGACTTCGAGGGCAGCGGGCTGATGGCCCTGGCCATCCTGGGCGGCCTGATCGGCTCGGTCTCCTTCACCGGCAGCCTGATCGCCTTCGCCAAGCTGCAAGGGTTGATCTCCAGCCGCCCCATACAGTTCCCCTTCCAGCGCACGCTCAACCTGGCGGTGTTGGTGCTCGCTTTGCTGATGGGGGGGGTTTTGCTGGCGAACGACGCTCTGGGGCTGATCTTCCTGTTCTTCTTGGCGGCGCTGGCCTTTGGCGTGATGATGACCCTGCCCATCGGCGGGGGGGACATGCCGGTGGTGATCTCGCTGTACAACGCCTTCACCGGGCTGGCGGTGGGCTTCGAGGGGTTCGCCATCGGGAACCCTGCGCTGATCGTAGCGGGCACGGTGGTGGGGGCGGCGGGCACGCTGCTTACGCTCCTGATGGCCAAGGCCATGAACCGCTCACTCTGGAGCGTGTTGATGGGCGGATTCGGAGTGGAGCAAGCCCCTGGCGAGGTCCAGGGGAGCCTCAAGCCGATTGACCTCGAGGACGCCGCGGTGATGCTGGGCTATGCCCAGAAGGTGATTTTCGTGCCCGGATACGGGATGGCGGTGGCCCAGGCCCAGCACAAGCTGCGCGAACTGGCCGATGTGCTCGAGGCCAAAGGGGTAGAGGTCAAGTACGCCATCCACCCGGTGGCAGGCCGGATGCCGGGCCACATGAACGTGCTGCTGGCGGAGGCGGGGGTGCCCTACGAGAAGCTTTATGACCTCGAGGACATCAACCCGGAATTTCCTCAGGCTGACGTAGCGGTGGTGATCGGGGCCAACGACGTGGTGAACCCAGCCGCCCACCGCCAGGGGAGCCCGCTGTACGGGATGCCGATTTTGGAGGTAGGTCAGGCCAAGAACGTCATCGTGGTCAAACGTGGGCAGGGGAAGGGCTTCGCTGGGGTGGAGAACGAGCTGTTCTATGCCGATAACACCCGCATGCTCTACGGAGACGCCCAGAGCGTGCTGAGCCAGCTGGTGCAGGCGCTGAAAAAGCTGTCCTAG